The following are encoded together in the Xanthomonas vesicatoria ATCC 35937 genome:
- a CDS encoding glutaredoxin family protein, with protein sequence MALTLYQRDDCHLCDQAVEVLAQARAGEFSSVFIDDDLALESAYGERVPVLRDADGRELGWPFDSRRLCEWLNAGSR encoded by the coding sequence ATGGCCCTGACCCTGTACCAGCGCGACGATTGCCACCTGTGCGACCAGGCCGTGGAGGTGCTGGCACAGGCACGCGCCGGCGAGTTCAGCAGCGTGTTCATTGACGACGATTTGGCGCTAGAGTCCGCTTATGGTGAGCGTGTGCCGGTGTTGCGCGATGCGGATGGGCGCGAGTTGGGCTGGCCATTCGACAGCCGGCGTTTGTGCGAGTGGTTAAACGCCGGCTCGCGATGA